The genomic interval TGACAAGGATAAGAATAAGTCGGGCGATGAGTGTGAGCCCGAGCCGCAGGAAGTCTGCAAGACGGACGCGGAACTGGTCAAGAAGAAGTATGAAGCCGAGGATGAGTGTGAGGAAAAGAAGTCGGACGGCGGAGGCAAGAAGCTGGAGAGCAAGGGTCGCAAGGGTGTCATCCATGCTGTCATCGGTCCCGTCATCGATGTCTACTTCGAGGAGGAGGTTCCGGAGGTGCTCAACGCGCTCCAGGTGCAGGATGCTCCCATTGCTAACCTGGTGCTGGAGGTAAGTCAAGGGATTAACCAATTTTAAGGCGGACGACATTCAGACATTCCATTAtctaatattaattaaattttaaaacgGATTTTAACATAACTTTTAAACattcaaaaagttttaaaaattgttaaacTTTTCTGATTTCTGATTGCATAGGTATTCCACCACCTGGGCAACAATATTGTCCGTTGCGTGGCCATGGATTCCACGGAAGGACTCCGTCGTGGTCAGCCAGTGCTCGATACCGGCTACCCCATCCGTGTGGCGGTGGGCAAGGCCGTTTTGGGACGCATCCTCAATGTGGTGGGCGATCCCATCGATGATCGCGGTGAGGTCAAGTCGGATTTCTACTCCTTTATCCACAATGAAGCCCCGGAGCTGACCGATTTGAGCGTGAAGCCAGAGATCCTAGTCACTGGCATCAAGGTGATTGATTTGCTGGCTCCTTACGTAAAGGGCGGCAAGATCGGGCTGTTTGGAGGCGCAGGCGTGGGCAAGACGGTGCTCATCATGGAGCTGATCAATAACATAGCCAAGTCCCATGGCGGTTACTCCGTGTTCGTGGGCGCAGGAGAACGTACCCGCGAGGGCAACGATCTGTACCATGAGATGATCGAGTCCAAGGTCATATCCCTGGAGGATGACTCCTCAAAGGTGGTTCTGGTTTTTGGCCAGATGAACGAGCCACCGGGCGCTCGCTCCCGTGTGGTTCTCACCGGACTGACCATCGCCGAGTATTTCCGCGACGTGGACGGGCAGGATGTGCTGCTCTTCATTGACAACATTTTCCGTTTCACCCAGGCGGGATCGGAGGTGTCGGCGCTGCTCGGGCGCATTCCCTCGGCGGTGGGCTATCAGCCTACTTTGGGAACCGACATGGGCACCATGCAGGAGCGGATCACCAGTACCCGCAACGGTTCCATCACTTCTGTTCAGGCTGTCTACGTGCCCGCCGATGATCTCAGTGATCCCGCTCCGGCGGCTACCTTTTCGCATTTGGATGCCACCACCGTGCTCTCGCGTCCCATTGCTGAGTTGGGTATTTATCCGGCTGTGGATCCCTTGGATTCCTCGTCCCGCATCCTCGATCCCGATGTTGTGGGCGAGGAGCACTACAATGTGGCTCGAGCGGTTCAGAAGACTCTGCAGGCCTACAAGTCGCTGCAGGACATCATCGCCATTCTGGGAATGGATGAGCTTTCCGAGGAGGATAAGTTAACGGTGGCCAGGGCCCGCAAGATGCAGCGCTTCCTTTCGCAACCGTTCCAAGTGGCTGAGATCTTTACTGGACATCCGGGAAAGCTGGTGCCAGTGGAGAAGTGTGTGGAGGGCTTCAAGCGTTTGTTGAATGGTGAATATGACGATATCCCGGAGATTGCTTTCTACATGGTCGGAGATGCCGAAGAGGTGCTGGCCAAGGCCACCCAACTGGCCGCATCCATGTCAGGTGATGCTCCTCCAGCCAAGGCGGAAGCCAAGAAGGACGAAAAGAAGGACGCAAAGCCAGAGGAGGGCAAGAAGGAGGAGCCGCCCAAGGAAGAAGACAAAAAGGAGGAAGCAAAGGATGACAAGCCAAAAGAACCGGAAAAGAAAGATTAAGGAATTCGATCAGCAATTCCACCAACCATTAAACTTTACCAATTAAAGAATTTTATAATTGTTCATTTTTTATatcttaaaaaataatattcctCTAATCAATTCAACTTAATGTgtatttattttgactttacaTGAAGAGGCATTCAATTATATACAATTTATATTAAAGTAGTTACAGATTTAAGTAAAATCAAttcaaattacattttaaactTACAATCCACATTGCGGGCTGTGTGAACAGTGCTTACGTTCCACAAGACCATATGACTTCCACTTTGCCGGCTGTTGTTACGTTTTGTCTCTTCTTCTTATTCGGCAGCAAAATGCTTAggattttcaattttcgcGTTGGAAATCGCTTATATTCTGTGAAAGCAGCCAAAAAGGATGCAAAGAAATACACAGACAGCATAAACCTGCCAAAGACCAAGTTTCCCAATCGTCTGACCGCAGCAAAACGCGAGGAACGGGAGCGTCTAGTTCTGGAGGTATGTTCTTGGGGATATGTGAAGTAATCAAATCTTATGTATAATATTTTCACATTGCAGAACAAGATTGCAGTTTCCTATGCGTACCAGGAGCAGCGACTGGCGGAGAAGGGGAAACCCACCTTCGTCCTTCACGATGGACCGCCCTACGCCA from Drosophila mauritiana strain mau12 chromosome 3L, ASM438214v1, whole genome shotgun sequence carries:
- the LOC117141566 gene encoding ATP synthase subunit beta, mitochondrial; the protein is MLVSWAKMATACARIGLKMAPGTGGYRGNYLGNPVLFPNYARYLHASSSLWDDKDKNKSGDECEPEPQEVCKTDAELVKKKYEAEDECEEKKSDGGGKKLESKGRKGVIHAVIGPVIDVYFEEEVPEVLNALQVQDAPIANLVLEVFHHLGNNIVRCVAMDSTEGLRRGQPVLDTGYPIRVAVGKAVLGRILNVVGDPIDDRGEVKSDFYSFIHNEAPELTDLSVKPEILVTGIKVIDLLAPYVKGGKIGLFGGAGVGKTVLIMELINNIAKSHGGYSVFVGAGERTREGNDLYHEMIESKVISLEDDSSKVVLVFGQMNEPPGARSRVVLTGLTIAEYFRDVDGQDVLLFIDNIFRFTQAGSEVSALLGRIPSAVGYQPTLGTDMGTMQERITSTRNGSITSVQAVYVPADDLSDPAPAATFSHLDATTVLSRPIAELGIYPAVDPLDSSSRILDPDVVGEEHYNVARAVQKTLQAYKSLQDIIAILGMDELSEEDKLTVARARKMQRFLSQPFQVAEIFTGHPGKLVPVEKCVEGFKRLLNGEYDDIPEIAFYMVGDAEEVLAKATQLAASMSGDAPPAKAEAKKDEKKDAKPEEGKKEEPPKEEDKKEEAKDDKPKEPEKKD